The following coding sequences are from one Augochlora pura isolate Apur16 chromosome 6, APUR_v2.2.1, whole genome shotgun sequence window:
- the Nhe3 gene encoding na[+]/H[+] hydrogen exchanger 3 isoform X5, whose translation MAVRGGARIFLLIILCIIVLESCNGAATDIELDAKAQFLHRLDSLNLLLYTFLLILTVLTIWTFKHRRLRFLHETGLAVIYGLIIGAVIRYGFKKSSTILHMPVVPDNSSKYNQSVPPDTLWLRFPEDKSGGTIKNKTFAYSFRGEIFKQDNEIDLKATFDPEIFFNIILPPIIFHAGYSLKRKYFFRNLGAILTYALIGTTISALVIGILMYAFMQLIPHLSHSFTFLDTLYFGALISPTDPLTIISIFNDLHVDVNLYALVFGESVLNDAVAIVLSGSIQNYGERYQSGSGGFETVAFFQAFGDFVGIFSLSLFIGATMGCITALLTKFTRVRDFPLLESALFVLMSYSTFLIAEASDLTGVVAVLFCGICQAHYTYNNLSPDSRQRTKQLFELLNFLAENFIFSYIGVTMFTFPKHHFDPGFIFTGFLCAMLGRAANVYPLSFILNLARKPKISLNYQHMLFFAGLRGAMSFALAIRNTVSDARQAMLTTTSLIVILTVIFQGGATTQFLSWFNIPVGVDEEIEGLSHNGMRSSGGEGGFGDLDMRRERSPSYNSMQDGSLPGSSAKPNEKALLARIWGDFDTRYMKPLLTHSRPTLLETLPVCCGPLARILTTTQQMTEDDAIRKIDSDSDFCLEDREMGRRRSGVQPTAEVYALTI comes from the exons ATGGCAGTGAGAGGCGGTGCACGAATTTTTCTccttataattttgtgtattATCGTGTTAGAATCGTGTAACGGGGCCGCGACAGACATTGAATTAGATGCGAAAGCACAGTTCTTACATAGGCTCGATAGTTTGAATCTTCTATTGTAcacatttctattaatattaactgttTTAACAATATGGACATTTAAGCATCGTCGACTTAGGTTCCTCCATGAAACTGGTCTAGCTGTCATTTACG GATTAATTATAGGAGCAGTAATTCGCTATGGCTTTAAAAAAAGTAGCACCATACTCCATATGCCTGTTGTGCCAGACAACAGTAGTAAATACAACCAATCAGTTCCTCCAGATACATTGTGGTTACGTTTCCCAGAAGATAAAAGTGGTGGCactatcaaaaataaaacattcgcTTACTCATTTAGGGGGGAAATTTTCAAGCAGgataatgaaattgatttaaag GCCACCTTTGatccagaaatatttttcaatattattttaccacCAATTATTTTCCATGCTGGTTACAGTCTAAAACGA aaatactTCTTTAGAAATTTAGGTGCAATTCTTACTTATGCTCTAATTGGAACAACAATTTCAGCACTTGTCATAGG aattctAATGTATGCCTTTATGCAATTAATACCACATCTTTCCCATTCGTTCACGTTTTTGGATACGTTATACTTTGGAGCATTAATATCTCCTACAGATCCACtaactataatttctatttttaatgatttacaTGTAGATGTAAATTTATATGCTTTAGTATTTGGGGAAAGTGTTTTAAATGATGCGGTTGCTATTGTGCTCAGTGg TTCTATACAGAACTATGGAGAACGTTACCAATCTGGTTCAGGTGGTTTTGAAACTGTAGCCTTTTTCCAAGCATTTGGTGATTTCGTTGGTATCTTCAGtctatcattatttattggtGCCACAATGGGCTGTATTACGGCTTTGTTAACTAAATTTACTAGAGTCAGGGATTTTCCTTTGTTGGAATCGGCATTATTTGTCTTAATGTCTTATAGTACCTTTTTAATTGCGGAGGCGTCCGATCTTACAG gcGTAGTTGCTGTTTTATTCTGCGGTATATGTCAGGCACATTATACCTATAACAATTTAAGTCCCGACTCTCGTCAAAGAACGAAGCAACTGTTCGaacttctgaattttttagctgaaaattttatattcagtTACATTGGTGTCACGATGTTCACCTTCCCGAAACACCACTTTGACCCAGGATTTATTTTCACAGGATTT TTGTGCGCAATGTTAGGACGCGCAGCGAACGTGTATCCATTATCGTTTATATTAAACTTGGCGCGAAAgccgaaaatttcattaaattaccAACACATGTTGTTTTTTGCCGGGTTGAGAGGCGCTATGAGTTTTGCTTTAGCCATCAGGAACACTGTGTCGGACGCTCGACAGGCCATGTTAACAACAACAAGCTTAATTGTCATTCTGACAGTCATTTTCCAAGGTGGAGCAACAACTCAATTTTTAAGTTGGTTTAATATACC AGTCGGGGTGGATGAAGAAATAGAAGGATTGTCGCATAATGGTATGCGTAGT TCTGGAGGCGAAGGTGGCTTTGGAGATCTGGACATGCGTAGGGAGCGAAGTCCGTCG TATAATTCTATGCAGGATGGGTCATTACCAGGCAGTAGTGCGAAACCTAATGAAAAAGCATTACTTGCCAGAATCTGGGGTGATTTTGATACTCGCTACATGAAGCCTCTCCTAACTCACTCCAGGCCAACATTGCTGGAGACATTGCCCGTATGTTGTGGACCTCTGGCCAGGATTCTTACAACAACGCAACAAATGACAGAG GATGATGCGATTAGAAAGATAGATTCAGATTCAGATTTTTGTCTTGAAGATCGTGAAATGGGACGGCGAAGGAGTGGTGTTCAACCG actgcggaagTTTATGCACTGACGATTTGA
- the Nhe3 gene encoding na[+]/H[+] hydrogen exchanger 3 isoform X3 has translation MAVRGGARIFLLIILCIIVLESCNGAATDIELDAKAQFLHRLDSLNLLLYTFLLILTVLTIWTFKHRRLRFLHETGLAVIYGLIIGAVIRYGFKKSSTILHMPVVPDNSSKYNQSVPPDTLWLRFPEDKSGGTIKNKTFAYSFRGEIFKQDNEIDLKATFDPEIFFNIILPPIIFHAGYSLKRKYFFRNLGAILTYALIGTTISALVIGILMYAFMQLIPHLSHSFTFLDTLYFGALISPTDPLTIISIFNDLHVDVNLYALVFGESVLNDAVAIVLSGSIQNYGERYQSGSGGFETVAFFQAFGDFVGIFSLSLFIGATMGCITALLTKFTRVRDFPLLESALFVLMSYSTFLIAEASDLTGVVAVLFCGICQAHYTYNNLSPDSRQRTKQLFELLNFLAENFIFSYIGVTMFTFPKHHFDPGFIFTGFLCAMLGRAANVYPLSFILNLARKPKISLNYQHMLFFAGLRGAMSFALAIRNTVSDARQAMLTTTSLIVILTVIFQGGATTQFLSWFNIPVGVDEEIEGLSHNGMRSSGGEGGFGDLDMRRERSPSYNSMQDGSLPGSSAKPNEKALLARIWGDFDTRYMKPLLTHSRPTLLETLPVCCGPLARILTTTQQMTEDDAIRKIDSDSDFCLEDREMGRRRSGVQPRKRNDDDDDDDDEDLRIIGMEGFIPLRTL, from the exons ATGGCAGTGAGAGGCGGTGCACGAATTTTTCTccttataattttgtgtattATCGTGTTAGAATCGTGTAACGGGGCCGCGACAGACATTGAATTAGATGCGAAAGCACAGTTCTTACATAGGCTCGATAGTTTGAATCTTCTATTGTAcacatttctattaatattaactgttTTAACAATATGGACATTTAAGCATCGTCGACTTAGGTTCCTCCATGAAACTGGTCTAGCTGTCATTTACG GATTAATTATAGGAGCAGTAATTCGCTATGGCTTTAAAAAAAGTAGCACCATACTCCATATGCCTGTTGTGCCAGACAACAGTAGTAAATACAACCAATCAGTTCCTCCAGATACATTGTGGTTACGTTTCCCAGAAGATAAAAGTGGTGGCactatcaaaaataaaacattcgcTTACTCATTTAGGGGGGAAATTTTCAAGCAGgataatgaaattgatttaaag GCCACCTTTGatccagaaatatttttcaatattattttaccacCAATTATTTTCCATGCTGGTTACAGTCTAAAACGA aaatactTCTTTAGAAATTTAGGTGCAATTCTTACTTATGCTCTAATTGGAACAACAATTTCAGCACTTGTCATAGG aattctAATGTATGCCTTTATGCAATTAATACCACATCTTTCCCATTCGTTCACGTTTTTGGATACGTTATACTTTGGAGCATTAATATCTCCTACAGATCCACtaactataatttctatttttaatgatttacaTGTAGATGTAAATTTATATGCTTTAGTATTTGGGGAAAGTGTTTTAAATGATGCGGTTGCTATTGTGCTCAGTGg TTCTATACAGAACTATGGAGAACGTTACCAATCTGGTTCAGGTGGTTTTGAAACTGTAGCCTTTTTCCAAGCATTTGGTGATTTCGTTGGTATCTTCAGtctatcattatttattggtGCCACAATGGGCTGTATTACGGCTTTGTTAACTAAATTTACTAGAGTCAGGGATTTTCCTTTGTTGGAATCGGCATTATTTGTCTTAATGTCTTATAGTACCTTTTTAATTGCGGAGGCGTCCGATCTTACAG gcGTAGTTGCTGTTTTATTCTGCGGTATATGTCAGGCACATTATACCTATAACAATTTAAGTCCCGACTCTCGTCAAAGAACGAAGCAACTGTTCGaacttctgaattttttagctgaaaattttatattcagtTACATTGGTGTCACGATGTTCACCTTCCCGAAACACCACTTTGACCCAGGATTTATTTTCACAGGATTT TTGTGCGCAATGTTAGGACGCGCAGCGAACGTGTATCCATTATCGTTTATATTAAACTTGGCGCGAAAgccgaaaatttcattaaattaccAACACATGTTGTTTTTTGCCGGGTTGAGAGGCGCTATGAGTTTTGCTTTAGCCATCAGGAACACTGTGTCGGACGCTCGACAGGCCATGTTAACAACAACAAGCTTAATTGTCATTCTGACAGTCATTTTCCAAGGTGGAGCAACAACTCAATTTTTAAGTTGGTTTAATATACC AGTCGGGGTGGATGAAGAAATAGAAGGATTGTCGCATAATGGTATGCGTAGT TCTGGAGGCGAAGGTGGCTTTGGAGATCTGGACATGCGTAGGGAGCGAAGTCCGTCG TATAATTCTATGCAGGATGGGTCATTACCAGGCAGTAGTGCGAAACCTAATGAAAAAGCATTACTTGCCAGAATCTGGGGTGATTTTGATACTCGCTACATGAAGCCTCTCCTAACTCACTCCAGGCCAACATTGCTGGAGACATTGCCCGTATGTTGTGGACCTCTGGCCAGGATTCTTACAACAACGCAACAAATGACAGAG GATGATGCGATTAGAAAGATAGATTCAGATTCAGATTTTTGTCTTGAAGATCGTGAAATGGGACGGCGAAGGAGTGGTGTTCAACCG agaaaaaggaatgatgatgatgacgatgatgatgatgaagaCCTAAGAATCATTGGAATGGAAGGATTTATTCCATTACGAACATTGTAA
- the Nhe3 gene encoding na[+]/H[+] hydrogen exchanger 3 isoform X6, producing the protein MAVRGGARIFLLIILCIIVLESCNGAATDIELDAKAQFLHRLDSLNLLLYTFLLILTVLTIWTFKHRRLRFLHETGLAVIYGLIIGAVIRYGFKKSSTILHMPVVPDNSSKYNQSVPPDTLWLRFPEDKSGGTIKNKTFAYSFRGEIFKQDNEIDLKATFDPEIFFNIILPPIIFHAGYSLKRKYFFRNLGAILTYALIGTTISALVIGILMYAFMQLIPHLSHSFTFLDTLYFGALISPTDPLTIISIFNDLHVDVNLYALVFGESVLNDAVAIVLSGSIQNYGERYQSGSGGFETVAFFQAFGDFVGIFSLSLFIGATMGCITALLTKFTRVRDFPLLESALFVLMSYSTFLIAEASDLTGVVAVLFCGICQAHYTYNNLSPDSRQRTKQLFELLNFLAENFIFSYIGVTMFTFPKHHFDPGFIFTGFLCAMLGRAANVYPLSFILNLARKPKISLNYQHMLFFAGLRGAMSFALAIRNTVSDARQAMLTTTSLIVILTVIFQGGATTQFLSWFNIPVGVDEEIEGLSHNGMRSSGGEGGFGDLDMRRERSPSYNSMQDGSLPGSSAKPNEKALLARIWGDFDTRYMKPLLTHSRPTLLETLPVCCGPLARILTTTQQMTEDDAIRKIDSDSDFCLEDREMGRRRSGVQPIHI; encoded by the exons ATGGCAGTGAGAGGCGGTGCACGAATTTTTCTccttataattttgtgtattATCGTGTTAGAATCGTGTAACGGGGCCGCGACAGACATTGAATTAGATGCGAAAGCACAGTTCTTACATAGGCTCGATAGTTTGAATCTTCTATTGTAcacatttctattaatattaactgttTTAACAATATGGACATTTAAGCATCGTCGACTTAGGTTCCTCCATGAAACTGGTCTAGCTGTCATTTACG GATTAATTATAGGAGCAGTAATTCGCTATGGCTTTAAAAAAAGTAGCACCATACTCCATATGCCTGTTGTGCCAGACAACAGTAGTAAATACAACCAATCAGTTCCTCCAGATACATTGTGGTTACGTTTCCCAGAAGATAAAAGTGGTGGCactatcaaaaataaaacattcgcTTACTCATTTAGGGGGGAAATTTTCAAGCAGgataatgaaattgatttaaag GCCACCTTTGatccagaaatatttttcaatattattttaccacCAATTATTTTCCATGCTGGTTACAGTCTAAAACGA aaatactTCTTTAGAAATTTAGGTGCAATTCTTACTTATGCTCTAATTGGAACAACAATTTCAGCACTTGTCATAGG aattctAATGTATGCCTTTATGCAATTAATACCACATCTTTCCCATTCGTTCACGTTTTTGGATACGTTATACTTTGGAGCATTAATATCTCCTACAGATCCACtaactataatttctatttttaatgatttacaTGTAGATGTAAATTTATATGCTTTAGTATTTGGGGAAAGTGTTTTAAATGATGCGGTTGCTATTGTGCTCAGTGg TTCTATACAGAACTATGGAGAACGTTACCAATCTGGTTCAGGTGGTTTTGAAACTGTAGCCTTTTTCCAAGCATTTGGTGATTTCGTTGGTATCTTCAGtctatcattatttattggtGCCACAATGGGCTGTATTACGGCTTTGTTAACTAAATTTACTAGAGTCAGGGATTTTCCTTTGTTGGAATCGGCATTATTTGTCTTAATGTCTTATAGTACCTTTTTAATTGCGGAGGCGTCCGATCTTACAG gcGTAGTTGCTGTTTTATTCTGCGGTATATGTCAGGCACATTATACCTATAACAATTTAAGTCCCGACTCTCGTCAAAGAACGAAGCAACTGTTCGaacttctgaattttttagctgaaaattttatattcagtTACATTGGTGTCACGATGTTCACCTTCCCGAAACACCACTTTGACCCAGGATTTATTTTCACAGGATTT TTGTGCGCAATGTTAGGACGCGCAGCGAACGTGTATCCATTATCGTTTATATTAAACTTGGCGCGAAAgccgaaaatttcattaaattaccAACACATGTTGTTTTTTGCCGGGTTGAGAGGCGCTATGAGTTTTGCTTTAGCCATCAGGAACACTGTGTCGGACGCTCGACAGGCCATGTTAACAACAACAAGCTTAATTGTCATTCTGACAGTCATTTTCCAAGGTGGAGCAACAACTCAATTTTTAAGTTGGTTTAATATACC AGTCGGGGTGGATGAAGAAATAGAAGGATTGTCGCATAATGGTATGCGTAGT TCTGGAGGCGAAGGTGGCTTTGGAGATCTGGACATGCGTAGGGAGCGAAGTCCGTCG TATAATTCTATGCAGGATGGGTCATTACCAGGCAGTAGTGCGAAACCTAATGAAAAAGCATTACTTGCCAGAATCTGGGGTGATTTTGATACTCGCTACATGAAGCCTCTCCTAACTCACTCCAGGCCAACATTGCTGGAGACATTGCCCGTATGTTGTGGACCTCTGGCCAGGATTCTTACAACAACGCAACAAATGACAGAG GATGATGCGATTAGAAAGATAGATTCAGATTCAGATTTTTGTCTTGAAGATCGTGAAATGGGACGGCGAAGGAGTGGTGTTCAACCG ATACACATCTAA
- the Nhe3 gene encoding na[+]/H[+] hydrogen exchanger 3 isoform X4 — MAVRGGARIFLLIILCIIVLESCNGAATDIELDAKAQFLHRLDSLNLLLYTFLLILTVLTIWTFKHRRLRFLHETGLAVIYGLIIGAVIRYGFKKSSTILHMPVVPDNSSKYNQSVPPDTLWLRFPEDKSGGTIKNKTFAYSFRGEIFKQDNEIDLKATFDPEIFFNIILPPIIFHAGYSLKRKYFFRNLGAILTYALIGTTISALVIGILMYAFMQLIPHLSHSFTFLDTLYFGALISPTDPLTIISIFNDLHVDVNLYALVFGESVLNDAVAIVLSGSIQNYGERYQSGSGGFETVAFFQAFGDFVGIFSLSLFIGATMGCITALLTKFTRVRDFPLLESALFVLMSYSTFLIAEASDLTGVVAVLFCGICQAHYTYNNLSPDSRQRTKQLFELLNFLAENFIFSYIGVTMFTFPKHHFDPGFIFTGFLCAMLGRAANVYPLSFILNLARKPKISLNYQHMLFFAGLRGAMSFALAIRNTVSDARQAMLTTTSLIVILTVIFQGGATTQFLSWFNIPVGVDEEIEGLSHNGMRSYNSMQDGSLPGSSAKPNEKALLARIWGDFDTRYMKPLLTHSRPTLLETLPVCCGPLARILTTTQQMTEDDAIRKIDSDSDFCLEDREMGRRRSGVQPRKRNDDDDDDDDEDLRIIGMEGFIPLRTL, encoded by the exons ATGGCAGTGAGAGGCGGTGCACGAATTTTTCTccttataattttgtgtattATCGTGTTAGAATCGTGTAACGGGGCCGCGACAGACATTGAATTAGATGCGAAAGCACAGTTCTTACATAGGCTCGATAGTTTGAATCTTCTATTGTAcacatttctattaatattaactgttTTAACAATATGGACATTTAAGCATCGTCGACTTAGGTTCCTCCATGAAACTGGTCTAGCTGTCATTTACG GATTAATTATAGGAGCAGTAATTCGCTATGGCTTTAAAAAAAGTAGCACCATACTCCATATGCCTGTTGTGCCAGACAACAGTAGTAAATACAACCAATCAGTTCCTCCAGATACATTGTGGTTACGTTTCCCAGAAGATAAAAGTGGTGGCactatcaaaaataaaacattcgcTTACTCATTTAGGGGGGAAATTTTCAAGCAGgataatgaaattgatttaaag GCCACCTTTGatccagaaatatttttcaatattattttaccacCAATTATTTTCCATGCTGGTTACAGTCTAAAACGA aaatactTCTTTAGAAATTTAGGTGCAATTCTTACTTATGCTCTAATTGGAACAACAATTTCAGCACTTGTCATAGG aattctAATGTATGCCTTTATGCAATTAATACCACATCTTTCCCATTCGTTCACGTTTTTGGATACGTTATACTTTGGAGCATTAATATCTCCTACAGATCCACtaactataatttctatttttaatgatttacaTGTAGATGTAAATTTATATGCTTTAGTATTTGGGGAAAGTGTTTTAAATGATGCGGTTGCTATTGTGCTCAGTGg TTCTATACAGAACTATGGAGAACGTTACCAATCTGGTTCAGGTGGTTTTGAAACTGTAGCCTTTTTCCAAGCATTTGGTGATTTCGTTGGTATCTTCAGtctatcattatttattggtGCCACAATGGGCTGTATTACGGCTTTGTTAACTAAATTTACTAGAGTCAGGGATTTTCCTTTGTTGGAATCGGCATTATTTGTCTTAATGTCTTATAGTACCTTTTTAATTGCGGAGGCGTCCGATCTTACAG gcGTAGTTGCTGTTTTATTCTGCGGTATATGTCAGGCACATTATACCTATAACAATTTAAGTCCCGACTCTCGTCAAAGAACGAAGCAACTGTTCGaacttctgaattttttagctgaaaattttatattcagtTACATTGGTGTCACGATGTTCACCTTCCCGAAACACCACTTTGACCCAGGATTTATTTTCACAGGATTT TTGTGCGCAATGTTAGGACGCGCAGCGAACGTGTATCCATTATCGTTTATATTAAACTTGGCGCGAAAgccgaaaatttcattaaattaccAACACATGTTGTTTTTTGCCGGGTTGAGAGGCGCTATGAGTTTTGCTTTAGCCATCAGGAACACTGTGTCGGACGCTCGACAGGCCATGTTAACAACAACAAGCTTAATTGTCATTCTGACAGTCATTTTCCAAGGTGGAGCAACAACTCAATTTTTAAGTTGGTTTAATATACC AGTCGGGGTGGATGAAGAAATAGAAGGATTGTCGCATAATGGTATGCGTAGT TATAATTCTATGCAGGATGGGTCATTACCAGGCAGTAGTGCGAAACCTAATGAAAAAGCATTACTTGCCAGAATCTGGGGTGATTTTGATACTCGCTACATGAAGCCTCTCCTAACTCACTCCAGGCCAACATTGCTGGAGACATTGCCCGTATGTTGTGGACCTCTGGCCAGGATTCTTACAACAACGCAACAAATGACAGAG GATGATGCGATTAGAAAGATAGATTCAGATTCAGATTTTTGTCTTGAAGATCGTGAAATGGGACGGCGAAGGAGTGGTGTTCAACCG agaaaaaggaatgatgatgatgacgatgatgatgatgaagaCCTAAGAATCATTGGAATGGAAGGATTTATTCCATTACGAACATTGTAA
- the Nhe3 gene encoding na[+]/H[+] hydrogen exchanger 3 isoform X2, with protein MAVRGGARIFLLIILCIIVLESCNGAATDIELDAKAQFLHRLDSLNLLLYTFLLILTVLTIWTFKHRRLRFLHETGLAVIYGLIIGAVIRYGFKKSSTILHMPVVPDNSSKYNQSVPPDTLWLRFPEDKSGGTIKNKTFAYSFRGEIFKQDNEIDLKATFDPEIFFNIILPPIIFHAGYSLKRKYFFRNLGAILTYALIGTTISALVIGILMYAFMQLIPHLSHSFTFLDTLYFGALISPTDPLTIISIFNDLHVDVNLYALVFGESVLNDAVAIVLSGSIQNYGERYQSGSGGFETVAFFQAFGDFVGIFSLSLFIGATMGCITALLTKFTRVRDFPLLESALFVLMSYSTFLIAEASDLTGVVAVLFCGICQAHYTYNNLSPDSRQRTKQLFELLNFLAENFIFSYIGVTMFTFPKHHFDPGFIFTGFLCAMLGRAANVYPLSFILNLARKPKISLNYQHMLFFAGLRGAMSFALAIRNTVSDARQAMLTTTSLIVILTVIFQGGATTQFLSWFNIPVGVDEEIEGLSHNGMRSSGGEGGFGDLDMRRERSPSYNSMQDGSLPGSSAKPNEKALLARIWGDFDTRYMKPLLTHSRPTLLETLPVCCGPLARILTTTQQMTEDDAIRKIDSDSDFCLEDREMGRRRSGVQPLGTVMGEVIPGPLLPLHTRVALPGLVGRHL; from the exons ATGGCAGTGAGAGGCGGTGCACGAATTTTTCTccttataattttgtgtattATCGTGTTAGAATCGTGTAACGGGGCCGCGACAGACATTGAATTAGATGCGAAAGCACAGTTCTTACATAGGCTCGATAGTTTGAATCTTCTATTGTAcacatttctattaatattaactgttTTAACAATATGGACATTTAAGCATCGTCGACTTAGGTTCCTCCATGAAACTGGTCTAGCTGTCATTTACG GATTAATTATAGGAGCAGTAATTCGCTATGGCTTTAAAAAAAGTAGCACCATACTCCATATGCCTGTTGTGCCAGACAACAGTAGTAAATACAACCAATCAGTTCCTCCAGATACATTGTGGTTACGTTTCCCAGAAGATAAAAGTGGTGGCactatcaaaaataaaacattcgcTTACTCATTTAGGGGGGAAATTTTCAAGCAGgataatgaaattgatttaaag GCCACCTTTGatccagaaatatttttcaatattattttaccacCAATTATTTTCCATGCTGGTTACAGTCTAAAACGA aaatactTCTTTAGAAATTTAGGTGCAATTCTTACTTATGCTCTAATTGGAACAACAATTTCAGCACTTGTCATAGG aattctAATGTATGCCTTTATGCAATTAATACCACATCTTTCCCATTCGTTCACGTTTTTGGATACGTTATACTTTGGAGCATTAATATCTCCTACAGATCCACtaactataatttctatttttaatgatttacaTGTAGATGTAAATTTATATGCTTTAGTATTTGGGGAAAGTGTTTTAAATGATGCGGTTGCTATTGTGCTCAGTGg TTCTATACAGAACTATGGAGAACGTTACCAATCTGGTTCAGGTGGTTTTGAAACTGTAGCCTTTTTCCAAGCATTTGGTGATTTCGTTGGTATCTTCAGtctatcattatttattggtGCCACAATGGGCTGTATTACGGCTTTGTTAACTAAATTTACTAGAGTCAGGGATTTTCCTTTGTTGGAATCGGCATTATTTGTCTTAATGTCTTATAGTACCTTTTTAATTGCGGAGGCGTCCGATCTTACAG gcGTAGTTGCTGTTTTATTCTGCGGTATATGTCAGGCACATTATACCTATAACAATTTAAGTCCCGACTCTCGTCAAAGAACGAAGCAACTGTTCGaacttctgaattttttagctgaaaattttatattcagtTACATTGGTGTCACGATGTTCACCTTCCCGAAACACCACTTTGACCCAGGATTTATTTTCACAGGATTT TTGTGCGCAATGTTAGGACGCGCAGCGAACGTGTATCCATTATCGTTTATATTAAACTTGGCGCGAAAgccgaaaatttcattaaattaccAACACATGTTGTTTTTTGCCGGGTTGAGAGGCGCTATGAGTTTTGCTTTAGCCATCAGGAACACTGTGTCGGACGCTCGACAGGCCATGTTAACAACAACAAGCTTAATTGTCATTCTGACAGTCATTTTCCAAGGTGGAGCAACAACTCAATTTTTAAGTTGGTTTAATATACC AGTCGGGGTGGATGAAGAAATAGAAGGATTGTCGCATAATGGTATGCGTAGT TCTGGAGGCGAAGGTGGCTTTGGAGATCTGGACATGCGTAGGGAGCGAAGTCCGTCG TATAATTCTATGCAGGATGGGTCATTACCAGGCAGTAGTGCGAAACCTAATGAAAAAGCATTACTTGCCAGAATCTGGGGTGATTTTGATACTCGCTACATGAAGCCTCTCCTAACTCACTCCAGGCCAACATTGCTGGAGACATTGCCCGTATGTTGTGGACCTCTGGCCAGGATTCTTACAACAACGCAACAAATGACAGAG GATGATGCGATTAGAAAGATAGATTCAGATTCAGATTTTTGTCTTGAAGATCGTGAAATGGGACGGCGAAGGAGTGGTGTTCAACCG CTGGGAACTGTGATGGGAGAAGT